Proteins encoded by one window of Chondromyces crocatus:
- a CDS encoding DUF4142 domain-containing protein, translated as MRRVWMLAALALLAGCDPGNRGDVIAAEKPQPVAPGQGQPGGVMVFGTVMEDEASATARLLAATAVIAQAGIDRCAFAQRHAASPAVQAFAGKLLATHRRNLAKVHELSRDKHIDVGSMSRSDAQITALALANQEDLRVLRSLSGSALDAAFMAGQPTRQVLIERIAVEGQRVSRDPDLDYFFSDVMSQAQVARDDAMRITPIACGGHPLRAGVMTAVPIEMPSRRDEIPAVDSPDPAVRSALPGEGNDMEVGPRQGSRYGIKGEYPSQDGRPLPRR; from the coding sequence ATGCGACGAGTCTGGATGCTGGCTGCGCTCGCATTGCTCGCGGGGTGCGACCCAGGCAACCGCGGCGATGTCATCGCCGCCGAGAAGCCCCAGCCCGTGGCACCAGGGCAGGGACAGCCCGGCGGTGTGATGGTCTTCGGGACGGTCATGGAGGACGAGGCGAGCGCCACCGCACGGCTCCTGGCGGCCACCGCCGTCATCGCCCAGGCGGGCATCGATCGCTGCGCCTTCGCCCAGCGGCATGCCGCCTCGCCGGCGGTCCAGGCCTTCGCGGGCAAGCTCCTCGCCACGCACCGGCGCAATCTCGCCAAGGTGCACGAGCTTTCCCGAGACAAGCACATCGACGTCGGCAGCATGAGCCGTTCCGACGCGCAGATCACCGCCCTGGCCCTCGCGAACCAGGAGGATCTCCGCGTGCTCCGCTCCCTGTCGGGCTCGGCCCTCGACGCCGCGTTCATGGCGGGCCAGCCCACGAGGCAGGTGCTGATCGAGCGCATCGCCGTCGAGGGTCAGCGCGTCTCGCGAGACCCCGACCTGGACTACTTCTTCTCCGACGTGATGTCGCAGGCGCAGGTGGCGCGCGACGACGCCATGCGCATCACGCCCATCGCCTGCGGAGGGCACCCTCTCCGAGCCGGGGTGATGACCGCGGTCCCCATCGAGATGCCCTCGCGGCGGGACGAGATCCCTGCGGTCGACAGCCCGGATCCCGCCGTGCGCTCGGCGCTGCCCGGCGAGGGCAACGACATGGAAGTCGGCCCTCGCCAGGGGAGCCGCTACGGCATCAAGGGTGAGTACCCCTCGCAGGACGGTCGACCGCTTCCCAGGCGCTGA
- a CDS encoding aspartate/glutamate racemase family protein encodes MPQHIGIVACSAEGAALCYRTLCVEGAQFLGPHGHPEVSLHTHPLSDYMQCIDRDDWRGVGALMLSSANKLARTGADFLICPDNTIHQALPFIEAQSPLPWLHIAEVVAARAVERGFRHLALTGTRWLVESEIYPEKFAARGLSWTRPDAAEREEINRIILGELVQGVFTPEAVATFQRIIGRMKGEGCDAAVLGCTEIPLLLDDDRSPLPTLDSTRLLARAALQRAMQGAPTPPG; translated from the coding sequence ATGCCCCAGCACATCGGCATCGTCGCCTGCTCCGCCGAAGGCGCCGCGCTCTGCTACCGGACCCTTTGCGTGGAAGGCGCGCAGTTCCTCGGCCCCCATGGCCACCCCGAGGTCTCGCTGCACACGCATCCGCTCTCCGACTACATGCAGTGCATCGACCGCGACGACTGGCGAGGCGTCGGCGCGCTGATGCTCTCCTCGGCGAACAAGCTCGCGCGCACCGGCGCTGATTTCCTGATTTGCCCGGACAACACCATTCACCAGGCGCTCCCCTTCATCGAAGCGCAATCGCCCTTGCCCTGGCTGCACATCGCCGAGGTCGTCGCCGCCCGGGCCGTCGAGCGCGGGTTCCGGCACCTGGCGCTGACCGGGACCCGCTGGCTGGTCGAGAGCGAGATTTATCCGGAAAAATTCGCAGCGCGCGGACTCTCCTGGACGCGCCCGGACGCGGCCGAGCGAGAAGAGATCAACCGCATCATCCTGGGCGAGCTGGTGCAGGGCGTCTTCACGCCGGAGGCTGTCGCCACCTTCCAGCGGATCATCGGCCGGATGAAGGGTGAAGGCTGTGACGCCGCCGTCCTCGGTTGCACCGAGATCCCGCTGCTCCTCGACGACGACCGCTCCCCGCTGCCGACGCTCGACTCCACGCGCTTGCTCGCGCGAGCGGCGCTGCAGCGCGCCATGCAAGGGGCCCCGACTCCACCTGGATGA
- a CDS encoding DUF2169 family type VI secretion system accessory protein — protein sequence MPPITAPDACVAQLSAQDDQRYVLSVVAKRTYRIDDAGVAVVAEEQLPLTRDLVTSEQDPNLLLHDADLIPLKPRTDVIVHGHAYARGAAQSLVASVRIGAHVKSIMVVGNRRCALDATKKVIISPPEPFDRMPLSFVHAYGGRDHATEARQGNPHAPLAPYLVGTHLRAENQSPYLYPRNPCGKGYVVEATKNALERCALPNLEDPRDPLTPERLVVGSPERWIYMPIPQAFGWVHWGWFPRAAFGGIRQIHERVDAPIPEVVRGDMPQEVLDAPHPMALAYEHLLRVQNGAPLDLQLPSLSGKEIITLTHVHPTKPEWSIHLPGRPRRICTDGREGRLNETTPVLQSILIEPDRSLLSVVWRGSAPARRPYYPEELTRMPLLVEW from the coding sequence ATGCCGCCGATCACTGCCCCTGACGCTTGCGTGGCCCAGCTCTCGGCCCAGGACGACCAGCGCTACGTCCTGTCCGTGGTCGCCAAGCGGACGTACCGCATCGACGACGCGGGCGTCGCCGTCGTGGCGGAGGAACAGCTCCCGCTCACCCGCGACCTCGTCACGAGCGAGCAGGACCCGAACCTTCTGCTGCACGACGCCGACCTGATCCCCCTCAAGCCGCGGACCGACGTGATCGTCCACGGGCATGCGTACGCACGAGGCGCAGCGCAAAGCCTCGTGGCGTCCGTGCGAATCGGCGCGCACGTCAAATCGATCATGGTCGTCGGGAACCGCCGATGCGCCCTCGATGCCACGAAGAAGGTCATCATCTCGCCCCCGGAGCCCTTCGACCGGATGCCGCTCTCGTTCGTTCACGCCTATGGCGGTCGCGATCACGCCACGGAGGCCCGGCAGGGCAACCCCCATGCTCCCCTCGCCCCCTACCTGGTCGGCACGCATCTCCGCGCGGAGAACCAGAGCCCCTACCTCTACCCCCGGAATCCCTGTGGCAAGGGCTACGTCGTCGAGGCGACGAAGAACGCCCTCGAGCGGTGCGCGCTACCCAACCTCGAAGACCCCCGGGACCCGCTCACCCCGGAGCGGCTGGTGGTCGGCTCACCCGAGCGATGGATCTACATGCCGATCCCTCAGGCCTTCGGCTGGGTCCACTGGGGCTGGTTCCCTCGCGCCGCCTTCGGCGGCATCCGCCAGATCCACGAGCGCGTCGACGCTCCCATCCCCGAGGTCGTGCGTGGCGACATGCCGCAAGAGGTCCTCGACGCCCCTCACCCCATGGCCCTCGCGTACGAGCACCTGCTCCGCGTGCAGAACGGGGCGCCACTCGACCTTCAGCTCCCATCCCTCTCCGGGAAAGAGATCATCACCTTGACCCACGTGCATCCCACGAAGCCGGAGTGGTCCATCCACCTTCCGGGCAGACCACGCCGCATCTGCACCGACGGCCGCGAGGGCCGACTGAACGAGACCACCCCGGTCTTGCAATCGATCCTCATCGAGCCGGACCGGTCCTTGCTGAGCGTCGTCTGGCGGGGCAGCGCGCCAGCCCGGCGTCCGTACTACCCGGAAGAGCTGACGCGGATGCCTCTTCTCGTGGAATGGTGA
- a CDS encoding DUF2169 family type VI secretion system accessory protein: protein MELTNLTRYPAGLARMLYGEDRIAASLLVRVTYDLRNERLVPSEEQPWIVSSAPWPGPQGVMDGDHIFYKEGADVFLFGRAIPPGSKPATSMAVVLTIGASFHRTVRVFGPRVWHRRLGELVPTSPRPFTSLPLTLQYAYGGKDTWDELDIPYQENPEGMGFHVEEANAIDRPLPCVEEPDQLVTRWDDHPLPAGLVPYPPESPLRAKHGLVRTPEGKPKVTPRFFNAAFPPMIAQGIAAGEAVSVTGVSERGPLNFTLPTHAFAARLRFGSEAHEMPLAIDQVGIEVDARRVFIAYRYPFRYVIQPLQARRCELVELSTPR from the coding sequence ATGGAACTCACGAACCTCACCCGTTACCCCGCGGGCCTCGCAAGGATGCTGTACGGCGAAGATCGCATCGCCGCCTCCTTGCTCGTCCGTGTGACGTACGACCTTCGCAATGAGCGTCTCGTCCCGAGCGAGGAGCAGCCCTGGATCGTTTCCAGCGCCCCCTGGCCGGGTCCACAGGGCGTCATGGATGGCGACCACATCTTCTACAAGGAAGGCGCCGACGTCTTCCTGTTCGGGCGCGCCATTCCACCCGGGAGCAAGCCTGCCACCAGCATGGCGGTCGTGCTGACGATCGGCGCCAGCTTCCACCGCACCGTTCGCGTCTTCGGCCCGCGCGTGTGGCATCGCCGCCTGGGCGAGCTGGTACCGACATCGCCCCGACCGTTCACGTCGCTGCCTTTGACCCTGCAGTACGCCTACGGAGGGAAGGACACGTGGGACGAGCTCGACATCCCCTACCAGGAGAACCCGGAAGGGATGGGCTTCCATGTCGAGGAAGCGAACGCGATCGACAGGCCCTTGCCCTGCGTGGAGGAGCCCGATCAGCTCGTGACCCGCTGGGACGATCACCCGCTCCCCGCAGGGCTCGTCCCTTACCCGCCCGAGTCGCCCCTGCGCGCGAAGCATGGCCTCGTCAGGACACCCGAGGGCAAGCCGAAGGTGACGCCGAGGTTCTTCAACGCCGCCTTCCCGCCCATGATCGCGCAAGGCATCGCGGCGGGTGAGGCGGTGAGCGTGACGGGCGTCTCGGAACGCGGCCCCCTGAACTTCACGCTGCCCACCCATGCGTTCGCCGCGCGGCTCCGCTTCGGAAGTGAAGCGCACGAGATGCCCCTCGCCATCGATCAGGTGGGCATCGAGGTCGACGCCCGACGGGTGTTCATCGCCTACCGGTATCCCTTCCGGTACGTCATCCAACCGCTCCAGGCCCGGCGCTGCGAGCTCGTCGAACTCTCCACCCCACGATAA
- a CDS encoding glycosyltransferase family 2 protein codes for MNVRSTSTSSTPNLEIHASQRYRSLRALVPASIAVAAVSLVAWYPVQRFALGRADVSLADGVSASAIGLVAAALAFTIWRIVLAARYQPVPLPAEKHLPMLTVVVPAFNEGRQVLDTLVCLSRSDYPADRLQIIAVDDGSQDDTWAWMLRAKRELGSVIEIVRQPENRGKRHALAAGFARARGQIVVTIDSDSEVNPDTLQHMVAPFVADPCVGAVAGNIRVMARQEGTIARILDASFTYSFELIRAGQSVLGAVLCTPGAAAAYRADLVRTVLEEWRDQTFMGRPANIGEDRALTNLILRAGFNVVFQVDAIVETKVPSNYRALSRMLLRWGRSNVRESLALLTFAFQPLRPTGMLGLRLLALQGAFAILLSMFGTAGLVVALFTSPLATMIALFVGTMLTAIVPGLGCRILRGPGVAPWMLMYGFWSTFALSWISPWAVLTPHNGNWMTRALNSGTTPLPLPVPARQRAQLASFAEM; via the coding sequence ATGAACGTGAGATCGACGTCGACCAGCAGCACCCCGAACCTCGAGATCCACGCATCCCAGCGTTACCGCTCGCTCCGCGCCCTGGTGCCTGCTTCCATCGCGGTCGCGGCGGTCTCGCTCGTCGCCTGGTATCCCGTGCAGCGCTTCGCGCTCGGCCGGGCCGACGTCTCGCTGGCCGACGGCGTCTCTGCCTCCGCGATCGGCCTCGTCGCGGCGGCGCTCGCGTTCACCATCTGGCGCATCGTCCTCGCCGCGCGCTACCAGCCGGTCCCGCTCCCCGCCGAGAAGCACCTCCCCATGCTCACCGTGGTGGTGCCCGCCTTCAACGAAGGCCGCCAGGTGCTCGACACCCTCGTGTGCCTCTCGCGCAGCGACTACCCGGCCGACCGCCTCCAGATCATCGCCGTCGACGACGGCAGCCAGGACGACACCTGGGCCTGGATGCTCCGCGCCAAGCGTGAGCTGGGCTCGGTCATCGAGATCGTGCGGCAGCCCGAGAACCGCGGCAAGCGCCACGCCCTCGCGGCCGGCTTCGCCCGCGCCCGCGGCCAGATCGTCGTCACCATCGACAGCGACTCCGAGGTGAACCCAGACACCCTGCAGCACATGGTCGCCCCGTTCGTGGCCGACCCCTGCGTCGGCGCCGTCGCCGGCAACATCCGGGTCATGGCGCGCCAGGAAGGCACCATCGCCCGCATCCTCGACGCCTCGTTCACCTACTCCTTCGAGCTGATCCGCGCTGGCCAGAGCGTGCTCGGTGCCGTGCTCTGCACCCCGGGCGCCGCCGCCGCCTACCGCGCCGACCTCGTGCGCACCGTCCTCGAAGAGTGGCGCGACCAGACCTTCATGGGCCGCCCCGCCAACATCGGCGAGGACCGCGCGCTCACCAACCTGATCCTCCGCGCCGGCTTCAACGTCGTGTTCCAGGTGGACGCCATCGTCGAGACCAAGGTCCCCAGCAACTACCGCGCGCTGAGCCGCATGCTCCTCCGCTGGGGCCGCAGCAACGTCCGCGAGTCGCTGGCCCTCCTCACCTTCGCCTTCCAGCCCCTCCGCCCCACCGGCATGCTCGGCCTCCGCCTGCTGGCCCTCCAGGGTGCCTTCGCCATCCTGCTCAGCATGTTCGGCACCGCGGGCCTCGTGGTCGCGCTCTTCACCTCGCCGCTGGCCACGATGATCGCCCTCTTCGTCGGCACGATGCTCACCGCCATCGTCCCTGGCCTCGGCTGCCGCATCCTGCGCGGCCCGGGCGTCGCGCCCTGGATGCTGATGTACGGCTTCTGGTCGACCTTCGCGCTCTCCTGGATCAGCCCCTGGGCCGTCCTCACCCCCCACAACGGCAACTGGATGACCCGCGCGCTCAACTCCGGCACCACCCCGCTCCCGCTTCCCGTCCCCGCACGGCAGCGCGCGCAGCTCGCCAGCTTCGCCGAGATGTGA